The Hahella sp. HNIBRBA332 genome window below encodes:
- a CDS encoding ABC transporter substrate-binding protein gives MIRGVLSGVFCFLLQLAGQGVAAEQTLSRQLELITSSSIAPYVIAEANRGLVVDIIREALSEQGYAVNFIYTTNRRLFAELRNQRVDGAFNLPPGSYSEGGYYLSDPVVYYQNVVVTLNNQAEGILKVDDLKDKRLVVFQNAHLYLTPEYAKMAAQNQQIEEVVDQRAQVQMLFLKRTDAIILDKRIFHYYLNQLQSTSPIYESPYIVHPLFNSAPRYAIFKSAQLRDLFNQRLQELKDNGRYDVIADNYLKLAK, from the coding sequence ATGATTCGCGGTGTCTTATCCGGTGTGTTTTGCTTTCTGTTGCAACTTGCCGGTCAGGGTGTCGCTGCTGAGCAAACGCTTTCGCGCCAACTGGAACTGATCACGTCTTCATCTATCGCTCCTTATGTGATTGCCGAGGCAAACCGCGGACTGGTGGTGGATATTATTCGCGAAGCGTTATCTGAGCAGGGCTATGCGGTTAACTTCATATACACCACGAACCGGCGCCTGTTTGCGGAGTTACGAAACCAGCGCGTGGATGGCGCGTTTAACCTGCCTCCGGGCAGTTACTCCGAGGGCGGCTATTACCTTTCCGATCCTGTGGTTTACTACCAGAACGTAGTGGTGACGCTGAACAATCAGGCGGAAGGGATTCTCAAAGTGGATGACCTGAAGGATAAACGCCTGGTGGTGTTCCAGAATGCCCACCTTTATCTGACTCCAGAGTACGCCAAGATGGCGGCGCAGAATCAGCAGATTGAGGAAGTAGTGGATCAACGGGCGCAGGTGCAGATGCTGTTTTTGAAACGCACGGACGCGATCATTCTGGATAAGCGCATTTTCCATTACTATCTGAACCAACTGCAGTCGACCAGCCCGATTTATGAGTCTCCCTACATTGTTCATCCTTTATTCAACAGCGCTCCTCGTTACGCCATTTTCAAGTCCGCCCAGCTGCGAGATTTATTCAATCAGCGGCTGCAGGAGTTGAAGGACAATGGGCGCTATGACGTCATCGCTGACAACTATCTGAAGCTGGCGAAATAG
- a CDS encoding Hsp20 family protein: MNSIDLTPLYRNSVGFERLASLIDRALTGETDAPTYPPYNIEALEENQYAITLAVAGFARSELAITVEKNVLTVRGRKEQDASRNYLYQGIPGRAFERTFNLAQYVEVKDASLSNGLLTITLKQNIPESMKPKQIAINEDGHLLEHEGDAGSEERSDAANQAA; this comes from the coding sequence ATGAACTCAATCGACTTAACCCCACTTTATCGCAACAGCGTCGGCTTTGAACGACTGGCGTCGCTGATTGATCGCGCGCTCACCGGCGAGACTGACGCGCCCACCTATCCGCCTTACAACATCGAAGCTCTGGAAGAGAACCAATACGCCATCACCTTGGCGGTGGCGGGCTTCGCACGCAGCGAGCTTGCAATCACGGTGGAAAAAAACGTACTGACCGTACGCGGCCGCAAGGAACAAGATGCTTCCCGCAACTACCTGTATCAGGGTATTCCGGGACGCGCTTTCGAGCGCACATTCAATCTGGCCCAGTACGTGGAAGTGAAAGACGCCTCGCTCAGTAACGGCCTGCTGACGATTACGTTGAAGCAGAACATTCCTGAGTCGATGAAGCCCAAGCAGATTGCGATTAATGAAGACGGCCATTTGCTGGAGCATGAAGGCGACGCAGGTTCGGAAGAGCGTTCTGACGCCGCCAATCAGGCGGCCTGA
- a CDS encoding glycosyltransferase family A protein encodes MKIFIVIPCLNEQENLWDTCKSLDFGMLKKTNTILVLVDNGSTDHTLSIMTRVRECVGAQHVSIIREYRKGYVYARNAGVLAITEHLRKHRSLDEPALVLQADADTIYQPGYIENMQYSFVGSGLLIEGAAVTGKDFVDKFREFDKLCRNTDSEIERWFASDDDQIVVDDKVCGFLLSDYWRWGGHQRDFDSLGREIYAETTRLLIRGKEVGEIKREKVDSALAVPSRRKLLSQGPAYFASAGFPRSSDWVKSWGESSKDSDKFLTSPFSWGKINSAIRSRQRHALAFFSILPEIYKKRSDVLPEFYPIVKKINKNKYNPSYVLENLLSLVDEDGGVLDQFIDGNV; translated from the coding sequence ATGAAAATTTTTATTGTTATACCTTGCCTAAATGAACAAGAAAATTTGTGGGACACCTGTAAGTCACTTGACTTTGGAATGCTAAAAAAGACTAATACAATATTGGTTCTGGTTGATAATGGTTCGACTGACCATACTCTCTCTATAATGACGCGGGTTCGAGAATGTGTGGGAGCTCAACATGTTTCAATCATCAGAGAATATAGGAAAGGTTATGTATATGCGCGAAATGCCGGTGTTTTAGCTATTACTGAGCATTTACGTAAACATCGGAGCTTAGATGAACCTGCCTTAGTACTTCAGGCTGACGCGGATACTATTTATCAGCCAGGGTATATAGAGAACATGCAGTATTCCTTTGTCGGTAGCGGCCTTTTAATAGAGGGAGCGGCCGTGACGGGGAAGGATTTTGTAGATAAGTTTAGAGAGTTTGACAAGCTGTGTCGTAATACGGACTCCGAGATTGAGCGCTGGTTCGCTAGTGATGATGATCAGATTGTAGTAGATGACAAAGTATGTGGCTTTTTACTTTCAGACTATTGGCGCTGGGGCGGACACCAGCGGGACTTTGACAGCTTAGGAAGAGAGATCTATGCAGAAACAACGCGTTTGCTTATTAGAGGTAAAGAAGTAGGAGAAATAAAACGCGAAAAAGTGGACTCAGCTCTTGCAGTCCCTTCGCGACGAAAGCTGTTATCACAAGGGCCCGCTTACTTTGCATCGGCGGGCTTTCCAAGAAGTTCAGATTGGGTAAAGTCATGGGGAGAGTCTTCCAAAGACTCAGATAAATTTCTGACATCTCCGTTTTCATGGGGAAAGATAAATAGTGCAATCAGGTCAAGACAACGCCATGCTTTAGCGTTCTTTTCTATCTTACCTGAGATATATAAAAAGAGGTCTGATGTATTGCCAGAATTTTATCCTATTGTTAAGAAGATAAATAAGAATAAATACAACCCTAGTTATGTACTTGAGAATTTACTATCTCTGGTTGATGAGGACGGTGGAGTGTTAGATCAGTTTATAGATGGAAATGTTTAA
- a CDS encoding GNAT family N-acetyltransferase has product MRVERAKSSKRTRRPTPKPKVVKPRLDIPKVEASDVTLVPLSGTPGKGKGPGGEKWRIEFCGVRAGEVYINVIDEPPIGLHASIQIYLNKKSQGRGIGRIGYYYACLKSQHDVIYAHMRKSNIASRRAAEAAGFFDASPPGYSQLIMKRVRTCTGAKD; this is encoded by the coding sequence TTGCGTGTAGAGAGGGCTAAGTCAAGTAAAAGAACACGGCGTCCTACACCTAAGCCAAAAGTAGTTAAGCCCCGGCTTGATATACCAAAAGTTGAAGCATCTGACGTAACACTAGTCCCACTTTCAGGGACACCTGGAAAGGGTAAGGGACCTGGTGGTGAGAAGTGGCGTATAGAGTTTTGTGGAGTTCGCGCTGGTGAAGTTTACATTAACGTTATTGACGAGCCACCTATCGGTTTACACGCATCAATTCAGATCTATCTAAATAAAAAAAGTCAAGGACGAGGAATTGGTCGTATTGGGTACTACTATGCCTGCCTAAAAAGCCAGCACGACGTTATATATGCCCACATGAGAAAGTCTAATATAGCATCAAGGCGGGCTGCAGAAGCTGCTGGCTTCTTTGATGCTTCGCCTCCGGGTTATAGCCAACTGATTATGAAAAGAGTTAGGACCTGCACAGGTGCAAAGGATTAG